A single Micromonospora sp. CCTCC AA 2012012 DNA region contains:
- a CDS encoding barstar family protein, translating into MRPRVTMVLAIVAVLIGGVMLVPAAYARLSGGDSVAGLGGVGGGTEHVPAPAPTTPPPPTLANAPVSVNFKGEFFSWALMDRQTGKIDGAANMNRTNSTESMLKTWIVSDYLRQLGDRQPTPELKKWAGLAIRDSNDVGANKVYAAAGGSYKPQPNGKPDPVIQRAIKICGLTDTTRSGPPAPAMYNGWWSFTRMSPRDAVRLGDCIADGKAAGPKWTKWVLNEMANVRGSVKDQQEKSGGGKWGIVDGLPAEIKAQGPVSIKNGWTRLAYDNNWHVNCLAVTDRWSLAVMMRYPAGTSMAPSYGAQVCASVATQLVTPQPGAALKVPQQPLGKL; encoded by the coding sequence ATGCGACCTCGCGTGACCATGGTGCTCGCCATCGTGGCGGTCCTCATCGGTGGCGTCATGCTGGTGCCCGCCGCGTACGCCCGCCTCTCCGGCGGCGACAGCGTCGCGGGCCTCGGCGGCGTCGGCGGCGGCACGGAGCACGTCCCCGCGCCCGCCCCCACCACACCGCCCCCGCCCACCCTGGCCAACGCCCCCGTCTCGGTGAACTTCAAGGGTGAGTTCTTCTCCTGGGCGCTGATGGACCGGCAGACCGGCAAGATCGACGGTGCGGCCAACATGAACCGGACGAACTCGACCGAGTCGATGCTGAAGACCTGGATCGTCTCGGACTACCTGCGCCAGCTCGGCGACAGGCAGCCGACCCCCGAGCTGAAGAAGTGGGCGGGTCTGGCCATCCGGGACAGCAACGACGTCGGGGCCAACAAGGTGTACGCGGCGGCCGGCGGGTCGTACAAGCCGCAACCGAACGGAAAGCCGGACCCGGTGATCCAACGGGCCATCAAGATCTGCGGCCTGACCGACACCACGCGCAGCGGTCCCCCCGCCCCCGCCATGTACAACGGCTGGTGGAGCTTCACCCGGATGTCCCCCCGGGACGCCGTCCGGCTCGGCGACTGCATCGCCGACGGCAAGGCGGCCGGACCGAAGTGGACCAAGTGGGTCCTCAACGAGATGGCCAACGTCCGGGGCAGCGTCAAGGACCAGCAGGAGAAGTCCGGCGGCGGCAAGTGGGGCATCGTCGACGGCCTGCCCGCCGAGATCAAGGCGCAGGGCCCGGTGAGTATCAAGAACGGCTGGACGCGGCTCGCCTACGACAACAACTGGCACGTCAACTGCCTGGCGGTCACCGACCGGTGGAGCCTCGCGGTGATGATGCGCTACCCCGCCGGCACCAGCATGGCCCCTTCGTACGGCGCGCAGGTCTGCGCCAGCGTCGCCACCCAACTGGTGACGCCGCAGCCCGGCGCCGCCCTCAAGGTGCCGCAGCAGCCGCTCGGGAAGCTCTGA